The Littorina saxatilis isolate snail1 linkage group LG13, US_GU_Lsax_2.0, whole genome shotgun sequence genome contains a region encoding:
- the LOC138945679 gene encoding streptococcal hemagglutinin-like has protein sequence MVKKLDEMLGFFPYAHSPLPPSPAPPSSRDAEMDETLASLDLDDDYFPMSPVDHDSDAEADNTPHESPTKGHSDIVKDMTENSTPVIKTKDNSVFMQSDAQVSSPLIQKGDNQHSVQNTAQNQTPLVQKKDNKHSVQDTVQSNSPLLQKKVDQHSVQDTVQSSSPSFNKKDNLESVQNTVRSKSPLLRKKNNSESVQDRVQSSSPSLDKKDNLDSVQDTVQSSSPSLQKKDETQPLQHTAQNNHPLAQKNYNPQSVQDMIKGSSPITEKKDNVDYMPSVTVSSEPSVNESAQPNSSAKSTSSSSAADKSETRIPAMQQSSNSVSVNEEVPQTNAALKTAVLPLEDFSLSLFGLDDIVETTAGSVETMTLKAESPVKAVSEAEKEVLREIAPRRVTRRTYSKLCSVEDTGRDRESRQVSPAKKNILERGTGEEKVGHAVEEPELSRVSPPAQVEHKPPGSSLQKLQSPSAPQQSLLLPDSSPSASEVVEKLTECSQQKILSHSTHQQSLSLPLRSPSAAEKGIGKTSVAVDKSHITPPSQGLPELLSAGGDACNSLLFSVQIAAKPVTSVDAAGDATVKAPGDSISHDVTGSVGFKAGDSIQTGDSCEEHSKNTAVNERVTSVGAAGDATLKAPGDSVSLDVTGKARDSLQLQTGAGDSCKEHSKTIAVDEKSEVTALKDVRLIEEWESDAQSDIQVGDCASANVPQIVADSVDEEREKTVPVQCGEVLSPPLTRTYPRRTRRTSTRLLSLSESPQNSQNPSSSQPDLKSDQTEETSPDGVCMKRTGIDRLTVKSIPSRTRRVTRGMSGQSSSEFETPVTGVSKEGTVQSCDTDTSSPAVISKSDVMANQLVAVPTSKDCSSVDSEKTQKVISTEASFSQSVDSNMKSDKNESHSQTTAASKLEPPRMVTRRTTSRTETSDSEKDLSLSLMKSSKTPLCSSPVPSLTAQTVSCAKKQKGNFGLGDSPVKEQVKTVDSLLDEFLYSPSDGTSEEQPARTRSRKASEKENSEPAQKAASPIKRHLVFGDNGSALSVSSETKTTVSFDGKAAFSNSAEVNVVENGDRGDCGVQSNLDLNGLQGDLDLSSEDSEQEDADDKIEVHHQRSVNQAADKAKKDLVVVKDKRAEYRPPNSTSKTVVPLSAASNGVSKRLKTSDENKVKSCPQVKPSRNIPKGPQKGKLSHPPKVKETEPPPVPAKSDALSTSSSASSSEADDTSDLSFSDTSLSPQKTLAMGRGRGRGRGRGKGSSQGRGRRRCAVKRREQLDLFKVEKRNSQSFQTSKGSSGQKRKSALASNADSVQPSNGLDESSCDSFKAKSTQQEKRTPALGKSQDIQLPGNLDNDSSRDTSPVVSPRKKKTVPTISDSESSDSEVVASRASSKAKNLRNKKSTSLRSKKTPAIVETDSSDSETEDASVTLGESVKSSGKTVVSEQRTGKEKIRRPSKKTPAFIKSDSSDTKTKGASVSKKELLKHVEKMVLPTQRTASTKPQKQSKKTAAVVESDSSHSKTESEDASVIKKDLGNGARKAVSLAHTNEATRHQVIGASHQTGIESKCQASQPPDKPKTTVPDDLELDSNDTQDYEYEPASTSENLKVTGDKFDADKVLPSVHDKSEHNQIPGAKSKRTHSTSSCGFDVENASVCSTSETNMDTLDQIVNPVAESTYADSLDTSAHGSVSTKTSCVTIVDPLAETPMTSVERQNVDIGSQTLLAETPMTSVERQNVDIGSQTLLTETPKDDAHPQPGVASEDPTEAMFVAVGTYHYENHQYYRQASDPSTKESDCLLMEATREENVLGEQILENVFEGLLKQNSTDVKLSKQKSTDVMTVEKNSDSPLSKYDCDGGQSHGLVKNDLGSGNTVAVNVVNNTTESVIKAETISQNSSHSDTVDSPTITECEQQKPEPASTLSEPASEQSKDDASSLETDIKHLRDAPSISVPDCQQLKPCMDLCLSEIEADCKRDDSPIHPDLIRPEARFLNLDRSSQSSSSQSSVAGEDKSQTVLRRSSVCGGERPQVIHSPGNKIAFREQTRSCTVEDSAKKGLETAIHSGLKPQPSSQESNQEHEPCHTQKMSGSDVKKMSGSDVKKMSGSDVKKMSGSRKAADTQGALGHTHFSVKNTNSSSRDYLVLPNIKTSFVSASVTAHTERPQPATGHLAPEAASPVQQILPGMTSVTVLQVQECESKPEKPNDTSGVTKKTETSTDKNDSVPSPGKVGTETIGLFVPETAEAEMSLENVEETDLQGSMQVTKTSASENTVRVVKDVPVSISAVENIASASSSHVQPKVTENSGGKQINSHFVQLAEVLSICNKCINNRQLLSPLPPSPVKRKRRKLDPDTPTLHSLPPPAPPAAGTRKRKKQKKRQRKESQALGSEPLKESRALESQESESLKESPAFESESFKESQLSESQFLSDIAKKAAQYAAKQNAGKSPQALAVSEKTATCQISSSSASAAHKTQANRRSTVFSANGGLMRTASTGRQSSVQGTGVNSSTADHQAGGSLPLNPVEKAKREMLKRRQAVAGSASLPASSAPRDSQGSPTLAKAARKRKAVETETESVEQQKSMAASQTAVKRKSSGEEPEPSQAKKASAARQFDILAGSLKQRVEAVVEQFYTVSSLSVEDVIVRLQQIASLPECWLAVIQSVIMFLKKEDKDLQPEIVRACTSCKSDADMNNLRQRMFMDSTEIRFMHLLLRMMESHAGCERIQLMQTLWAGIFLPNSTQKTSITQRPALCRLFAGLCSAAGCTEEVRVLVFHVVLMKYYNFVTVILAVAAAWPAALTRTPDTGPAGFLVALENIVMTNIAENPAMAKLSQCFGHLCGWETTSTQDSAKVLAKHINTLRMMFNSEVTPSSSRVYELSGCIEMLCSANGPAWMLKHFLMRTFRSVASKWSSKGETEISPHYAAAVCRLVGRVVKAELKERDKVLTQIFQVDCRNLIASPHKHPAVEEACVDLLLLLAPLKPPMVFSVLHDWYTTRPDPVSRQLKDRIVSLRNLIKSRAPFMSLDSFY, from the exons CCATCCAGCCGAGATGCAGAAATGGATGAGACTTTAGCGTCCTTGGACTTAGATGACGATTACTTCCCAATGTCTCCTGTAGACCATGACAGCGATGCTGAAGCCGACAACACCCCCCACGAGTCTCCAACAAAAGGGCACAGTGATATTGTCAAGGACATGACTGAGAATAGCACCCCTGTGATAAAAACCAAAGACAACTCTGTGTTTATGCAGAGCGATGCACAGGTTAGCTCCCCTTTGATCCAGAAGGGAGACAATCAACATTCTGTGCAGAATACAGCGCAAAATCAAACCCCTTTGGTTCAGAAGAAAGACAACAAACATTCTGTGCAGGATACAGTGCAGAGTAACTCCCCTTTGCTTCAAAAGAAAGTCGACCAACATTCTGTGCAGGATACAGTGCAGAGCAGCTCCCCTTCGTTTAATAAGAAAGACAACCTAGAATCTGTCCAGAATACAGTGCGGAGTAAATCACCTTTGCTTCGAAAGAAAAACAACTCAGAATCTGTGCAGGATAGAGTGCAGAGCAGCTCCCCTTCGCTTGATAAGAAAGACAACCTGGACTCTGTGCAGGATACAGTGCAGAGTAGCTCCCCTTCACTTCAGAAGAAAGATGAGACGCAACCTTTGCAGCACACAGCTCAGAATAACCACCCTTTGGCTCAGAAGAATTACAACCCACAATCTGTGCAGGACATGATTAAGGGTAGCTCCCCAATAACCgagaagaaagacaatgttgaCTACATGCCCAGTGTTACAGTATCCAGTGAGCCTTCAGTAAACGAGTCTGCACAGCCCAACAGCAGTGCAAAGAGCACTTCTTCTTCATCAGCAGCAGATAAATCAGAAACCAGGATACCTGCAATGCAGCAAAGTTCTAACTCTGTTTCTGTAAATGAAGAAGTTCCTCAGACCAATGCAGCTTTGAAGACTGCAGTTCTACCTCTAGAAGACTTCAGCCTGAGCTTATTTGGACTTGATGACATTGTGGAAACCACTGCTGGGTCTGTGGAGACGATGACACTTAAAGCAGAATCGCCTGTGAAGGCGGTGTCTGAAGCGGAGAAAGAAGTGCTGAGAGAGATCGCCCCTAGGAGGGTGACAAGGAGGACATACTCGAAACTCTGCTCTGTGGAAGACACCGGTAGGGACAGAGAATCACGGCAAGTGTCTCCAGCAAAGAAGAACATCCTGGAGAGGGGAACAGGCGAGGAGAAGGTTGGACATGCTGTTGAGGAACCTGAGCTTTCACGTGTGTCACCACCAGCACAGGTGGAGCACAAGCCACCAGGAAGTTCTCTGCAGAAATTGCAATCACCTTCTGCACCTCAACAATCTCTGTTGCTCCCTGACAGTTCCCCATCAGCATCAGAGGTGGTAGAGAAGTTGACAGAGTGTTCTCAGCAGAAAATACTGTCTCACTCGACGCATCAGCAGTCCTTGTCACTTCCTCTCAGGTCCCCATCAGCAGCGGAGAAAGGAATCGGTAAAACGTCTGTAGCTGTTGACAAGTCACATATCACTCCACCATCACAGGGACTGCCAGAACTCTTGTCGGCAGGCGGTGATGCTTGTAACTCTCTTTTGTTCTCAGTGCAGATCGCTGCCAAACCGGTGACTTCAGTAGATGCTGCTGGTGACGCAACAGTGAAAGCTCCAGGAGATTCTATATCCCATGATGTGACCGGCAGTGTGGGTTTCAAAGCAGGAGATTCCATACAGACAGGGGACTCGTGTGAGGAGCATTCCAAAAATACAGCGGTAAATGAAAGAGTGACTTCAGTAGGTGCTGCTGGTGATGCAACATTAAAAGCTCCAGGAGATTCTGTATCTCTGGATGTGACCGGCAAAGCCAGAGATTCCTTACAGTTACAGACAGGGGCAGGGGATTCATGTAAGGAGCATTCCAAAACGATAGCAGTTGATGAAAAAAGCGAGGTGACGGCGTTGAAAGATGTGCGTTTGATAGAAGAGTGGGAATCTGACGCTCAGAGTGATATACAGGTGGGAGATTGCGCAAGTGCGAATGTGCCCCAAATAGTTGCAGACAGTGTTGATGAAGAAAGGGAGAAGACTGTGCCAGTCCAATGCGGTGAAGTATTATCGCCACCTTTGACTCGAACATACCCCAGAAGAACTAGACGAACTTCAACCAGACTGCTGTCACTGTCAGAATCGCCACAGAACTCGCAAAACCCCTCTTCATCCCAGCCTGACTTAAAATCCGATCAGACGGAAGAAACATCACCGGATGGGGTTTGCATGAAAAGGACAGGCATTGATAGATTGACAGTGAAGTCCATCCCTTCTCGAACACGCAGAGTCACTCGTGGTATGTCTGGTCAAAGCAGCTCAGAGTTTGAGACTCCTGTGACTGGTGTTTCCAAAGAAGGAACAGTTCAATCCTGTGATACTGATACATCCTCACCTGCTGTGATTTCAAAATCAGATGTGATGGCGAATCAGTTAGTTGCAGTTCCAACTTCAAAAGACTGCAGTAGTGTGGATTCAGAAAAGACACAGAAAGTAATCTCAACAGAGGCAAGTTTCTCACAATCTGTAGACTCCAATATGAAAAGTGATAAAAATGAATCGCACTCACAGACAACGGCAGCATCAAAGTTAGAACCGCCTCGTATGGTTACTCGCAGGACGACGTCTAGAACAGAAACTTCAGACTCTGAAAAAGACTTGAGTCTTAGCCTTATGAAGAGTAGCAAAACTCCTCTCTGTTCCTCCCCTGTGCCTTCCTTGACAGCACAAACTGTGTCTTGTGCAAAGAAACAGAAGGGTAACTTTGGCCTAGGTGACAGTCCTGTCAAAGAACAGGTCAAAACTGTTGACAGCCTGTTGGATGAGTTTCTCTATTCTCCCAGTGATGGTACGTCTGAAGAGCAACCAGCAAGAACCAGGTCTCGAAAAGCCAGTGAAAAAGAAAACAGCGAGCCCGCTCAGAAAGCTGCTTCTCCAATCAAACGTCACTTGGTTTTTGGAGACAATGGGAGTGCCTTATCAGTGTCCAGCGAAACGAAGACCACTGTTTCATTTGATGGGAAAGCAGCTTTCTCAAACTCTGCAGAGGTGAATGTTGTTGAGAACGGTGATAGAGGTGATTGTGGTGTGCAGAGTAACCTTGACCTTAATGGCTTGCAAGGTGACCTTGACCTCAGCAGTGAAGACAGTGAACAGGAAGATGCTGACGATAAAATCGAAGTTCACCACCAACGTTCTGTTAACCAGGCTGCAGACAAGGCAAAGAAGGATCTGGTTGTTGTGAAAGATAAGAGAGCCGAGTATCGGCCACCAAACAGCACTAGCAAAACAGTGGTTCCACTATCAGCTGCATCCAACGGAGTTTCAAAAAGGTTAAAAACAAGTGATGAGAACAAAGTAAAAAGTTGTCCACAAGTCAAACCGTCACGAAACATTCCCAAAGGACCTCAGAAGGGGAAGCTAAGTCACCCTCCAAAAGTGAAAGAAACAGAACCACCCCCAGTCCCAGCAAAAAGTGATGCTCTCTCAACATCCTCTTCTGCAAGTTCTTCAGAAGCAGATGATACCAGTGATCTTTCCTTCTCTGACACGTCTCTCTCGCCACAGAAAACCCTGGCAATGGGCCGCGGAAGAGGGCGTGGCAGAGGTCGAGGAAAGGGGTCTTCACAAGGCAGAGGTCGAAGACGGTGTGCAGTCAAACGACGTGAACAGCTTGACCTTTTCAAGGTCGAGAAACGGAACAGTCAGTCATTCCAAACTTCTAAGGGTTCGAGTGGACAAAAACGTAAGTCTGCGTTAGCCTCAAATGCTGATTCTGTGCAGCCTTCAAATGGCCTTGATGAGTCCTCGTGTGATAGTTTCAAGGCAAAATCCACACAGCAGGAAAAGAGAACACCTGCTTTGGGTAAAAGTCAAGACATTCAGCTTCCTGGAAATCTTGATAATGATTCTTCTAGAGACACTTCTCCTGTGGTATCACCCAGGAAGAAGAAAACTGTCCCAACAATCTCGGATTCTGAGTCCAGTGATTCTGAAGTCGTTGCAAGCAGGGCATCTTCCAAGGCCAAGAATTTAAGAAACAAAAAGAGTACATCCCTGAGAAGCAAGAAAACTCCAGCAATTGTTGAAACAGATTCCAGTGATTCTGAGACTGAGGATGCATCAGTGACCCTGGGAGAATCGGTTAAAAGTAGCGGAAAGACTGTGGTTTCTGAGCAGAGAACAGGCAAGGAAAAAATACGCCGGCCAAGCAAGAAGACGCCAGCTTTCATAAAATCCGATTCTAGTGATACAAAGACAAAGGGTGCTTCAGTATCAAAGAAAGAATTATTGAAGCATGTTGAAAAGATGGTGTTGCCAACACAGAGAACAGCTAGCACAAAACCACAAAAGCAGAGCAAAAAAACTGCAGCTGTTGTAGAATCAGATTCTAGTCATTCAAAGACAGAGAGTGAAGATGCTTCTGTGATAAAGAAGGATTTAGGAAATGGTGCTAGAAAGGCGGTTTCACTGGCACACACAAATGAAGCCACACGTCACCAGGTAATTGGTGCTAGTCATCAAACGGGTATAGAGTCAAAATGTCAGGCATCTCAACCCCCTGATAAACCGAAAACGACCGTACCTGATGATTTGGAGTTGGACTCAAATGATACGCAAGACTATGAGTATGAACCCGCAAGCACTTCTGAAAATCTCAAAGTTACTGGAGATAAGTTTGATGCAGACAAAGTATTGCCATCAGTGCATGACAAATCGGAACACAATCAAATCCCTGGTGCTAAAAGTAAAAGAACGCATTCAACTTCATCATGTGGTTTCGATGTGGAGAATGCCTCTGTTTGCTCAACATCTGAGACTAATATGGATACACTGGATCAGATTGTCAATCCCGTTGCAGAAAGTACATATGCAGATTCTCTGGACACGTCAGCTCATGGTTCTGTGTCTACGAAAACCAGTTGTGTGACAATCGTAGATCCTCTCGCAGAGACACCAATGACATCCGTTGAGAGGCAGAATGTGGATATCGGAAGCCAGACTTTACTGGCAGAGACACCAATGACATCCGTTGAGAGGCAGAATGTGGATATCGGAAGCCAGACTTTACTGACAGAGACACCAAAAGACGACGCTCACCCTCAGCCAGGTGTGGCCTCCGAGGACCCTACAGAAGCAATGTTTGTGGCAGTGGGAACGTACCACTATGAGAATCATCAGTACTACAGGCAGGCTTCTGATCCCTCTACAAAAGAGTCTGATTGTTTGCTAATGGAGGCAACACGTGAGGAGAACGTGCTTGGTGAGCAGATACTTGAAAACGTTTTTGAGGGACTTCTCAAGCAAAACTCAACTGATGTCAAACTTAGCAAGCAAAAATCAACTGATGTCATGACAGTCGAGAAAAATTCTGATTCTCCCCTGTCAAAATATGACTGTGATGGTGGACAATCTCATGGGCTTGTGAAAAATGATTTGGGAAGCGGGAATACAGTTGCAGTCAATGTAGTAAACAACACAACCGAGTCTGTCATCAAAGCTGAAACAATCAGTCAAAACAGCAGTCACAGTGACACTGTGGATTCTCCCACAATTACTGAGTGTGAACAGCAGAAACCTGAACCAGCTTCAACTCTCTCAGAACCCGCCTCCGAACAGTCGAAAGATGACGCCAGTTCTTTAGAAACAGACATAAAGCACTTGAGAGACGCTCCCAGCATTTCGGTACCTGACTGCCAGCAGCTCAAACCATGCATGGACCTCTGCCTTAGCGAGATCGAAGCGGACTGCAAGCGTGACGACTCTCCCATCCACCCGGACCTGATCCGACCTGAAGCAAGGTTTTTGAATCTCGACAGAAGCTCACAGTCATCTTCATCACAGTCGTCGGTGGCCGGTGAAGATAAGTCACAGACAGTTTTGAGAAGGTCTTCTGTTTGTGGCGGTGAGCGTCCCCAGGTTATTCACAGCCCTGGCAATAAGATCGctttcagagaacagaccagaaGTTGCACTGTGGAAGATTCTGCAAAGAAAGGACTTGAAACTGCAATTCATTCAGGATTAAAACCTCAGCCGTCTTCGCAGGAATCCAACCAGGAGCATGAGCCTTGTCATACACAGAAGATGAGTGGCAGTGATGTTAAGAAAATGAGTGGTAGTGATGTTAAGAAAATGAGTGGTAGTGATGTTAAGAAAATGAGTGGTAGTCGCAAAGCAGCAGATACGCAAGGAGCACTAGGTCATACTCACTTTTCAGtgaaaaacacaaacagcagCAGCAGGGATTATCTAGTGTTGCCAAACATTAAAACATCATTTGTCAGTGCTTCTGTGACAGCCCACACAGAAAGACCACAGCCAGCAACAGGGCATTTAGCACCGGAAGCTGCATCTCCTGTTCAACAGATTTTGCCCGGAATGACCTCAGTTACAGTGCTTCAAGTTCAAGAGTGTGAATCAAAACCAGAAAAGCCCAACGATACTTCAGGAGTGACCAAAAAGACAGAAACTAGTACTGATAAAAATGACAGTGTCCCTTCTCCAGGCAAGGTGGGAACAGAAACAATAGGTTTATTTGTCCCAGAAACAGCTGAAGCAGAAATGTCACTTGAAAATGTTGAAGAAACCGATTTGCAGGGTTCTATGCAAGTAACGAAAACATCTGCTTCTGAAAACACAGTGAGGGTTGTAAAAGATGTTCCAGTTTCTATCTCGGCAGTAGAAAACATTGCTTCTGCATCATCTTCTCATGTACAACCTAAGGTTACAGAGAACTCAGGAGGCAAACAAATTAACAGCCATTTCGTTCAGCTGGCTGAAGTGTTGTCTATTTGCAACAAATGCATCAACAATCGTCAGTTGCTCTCCCCTCTCCCACCCTCGCCAGTGAAGCGCAAGAGAAGGAAGCTAGATCCTGACACCCCAACCCTccattctctcccccctcccgcTCCCCCCGCAGCAGGCacaaggaagagaaagaaacagaagaagCGACAACGGAAAGAGAGCCAAGCCTTGGGGAGTGAACCTTTGAAAGAGAGCCGAGCCTTGGAGAGCCAAGAGAGTGAATCCTTGAAAGAAAGCCCAGCCTTTGAGAGCGAATCCTTCAAAGAAAGCCAACTCTCAGAGAGCCAATTCTTGTCTGACATAGCAAAAAAAGCAGCCCAGTATGCAGCAAAGCAGAATGCCGGCAAGTCACCACAGGCATTAGCAGTGTCGGAGAAAACAGCAACTTGTCAAATTTCATCATCATCTGCATCAGCTGCACACAAGACACAAGCTAACAGACGCAGTACAGTCTTCTCTGCCAATGGTGGTTTGATGCGGACTGCGAGCACAGGTCGACAGAGTTCAGTACAAGGCACTGGTGTGAATTCGTCGACAGCGGACCACCAAGCAGGCGGATCACTGCCGTTGAATCCTGTAGAAAAAGCCAAGAGAGAGATGCTGAAGAGGCGGCAAGCAGTGGCTGG atctgccaGTTTGCCTGCCTCCTCAGCACCAAGAGACTCGCAAGGGTCGCCAACACTCGCCAAAGCTGCTCGCAAAAGAAAGGcagtggagacagagacagaatcaGTAGAACAGCAGAAGTCCATGGCAGCCAGCCAAACAGCAGTCAAGAGAAAGTCCTCTGGAGAGGAACCCGAGCCCAGCCAAGCGAAGAAAGCCAGTGCGGCGCGCCAGTTTGACATCCTCGCTGGTTCCTTGAAGCAGCGAGTAGAAG CCGTGGTGGAACAGTTCTACACAGTGTCATCGTTGTCAGTGGAAGATGTCATTGTTCGCCTGCAGCAGATCGCTTCACTGCCGGAGTGCTGGCTGGCTGTGATACAGTCTGTGATAATG TTTCTGAAAAAAGAGGACAAGGACCTACAGCCTGAGATCGTCAGAGCCTGCACAAGTTGCAAGAGTGACGCAGACATGAACAATCTGAGGCAGCGAATGTTCATGGATTCCACCGAAATTCGCTTCATGCATCTTCTGCTTCGCATGATGGAGTCTCATGCT GGCTGTGAGAGAATTCAGTTGATGCAGACGCTGTGGGCAGGCATCTTTTTGCCCAACTCCACCCAAAAGACCAGCATCACTCAACGACCTGCCTTGTG CCGCCTGTTTGCGGGCCTGTGTAGCGCTGCAGGCTGTACGGAGGAGGTGCGGGTGCTGGTGTTTCACGTGGTGCTGATGAAGTACTACAACTTTGTCACCGTCATACTGGCTGTGGCTGCTGCCTGGCCGGCCGCTTTGACTCGCACACCTGACACAG GTCCAGCAGGATTTCTGGTTGCTCTGGAAAACATTGTGATGACCAACATTGCCGAGAATCCAGCCATGGCCAAG CTGTCGCAGTGCTTTGGGCATCTGTGTGGCTGGGAGACAACCTCTACCCAGGATTCAGCGAAAGTCTTGGCAAAGCACATCAACACTCTTCGCATGATGTTCAACAGCGAAGTGACCCCCTCCTCCAGTCGGGTCTACGAACTGAGCGGCTGTATTGAAATGCTGTGCAGCGCTAACGGCCCAGCCTGGATGCTGAAGCATTTTTTGATGCGAACGTTTCGCTCCGTTGCTTCGAAGTGGTCGTCGAAAGGAGAGACGGAGATTTCTCCCCACTATGCTGCTGCTGTTTGCAGGCTTGTTG GCAGAGTTGTGAAAGCAGAGCTGAAGGAAAGGGACAAAGTCCTGACACAGATTTTCCAAGTTGATTGCCGTAACTTGATCGCCAGCCCTCACA